The following coding sequences are from one Pocillopora verrucosa isolate sample1 chromosome 5, ASM3666991v2, whole genome shotgun sequence window:
- the LOC131796991 gene encoding uncharacterized protein — translation MIVEEEFEDTISQLDTPNRTPPPQRLNNDGPVYLSSDDEMMEPQSSSTPRNGISTDPHNTAEHFTRQFYDKVEKVSMGVVECVHFGGPSTAHVLEAGEVEEMEDTTVLAELDPASGPAYDVALFRKFLKVHKIPPRLPIICLSALQMQLQAHFDGKPVCLIRFKLTDKAAGMLRQLMDSTETIKKCYVLVSYVGSQFDVEVCGRSDHTKDMELECRIFQPTMSPVRLVTGDIITGGHADMLCKIERAVTEGCLAAQAVCEQRKLLEDRREFRRVQEDELRQSEAADKGKQREREAEEEEGDLDVTEPDSEWVRQKRIQALTRNELPAGPATNFDEGEAYGIQDDSDDSGTVTFRTE, via the exons ATGATAGTTGAAGAGGAATTCGAAGACACGATCTCCCAACTTG ACACTCCCAATCGAACGCCACCTCCTCAGCGTCTAAACAACGATGGtccag TGTATCTTAGCAGTGATGATGAGATGATGGAACCTCAATCCTCATCAACACCTAGAAATGGCATATCCACTG ATCCTCACAATACTGCGGAACATTTTACGAGACAATTTTATG ataaagtGGAGAAGGTTTCAATGGGTGTGGTAGAATGTGTGCATTTTGGAGGGCCATCTACTGCTCATGTATTAGAAG CTGGTGAAGTAGAAGAGATGGAGGACACCACAGTACTAGCAGAACTTG ATCCTGCTAGTGGACCAGCCTATGATGTGGCACTTTTCCGCAAGTTTTTGAAGGTTCATAAAATCCCTCCAAGACTTCCCATCATCTGCTTGTCTGCTTTGCAG ATGCAGCTGCAGGCTCATTTTGATGGGAAGCCGGTGTGCCTGATACGTTTTAAACTAACAGATAAGGCGGCAGGTATGCTTAG GCAACTCATGGATAGTACTGAGACCATCAAAAAGTGTTATGTCCTGGTCTCCTATGTAGGATCTCAGTTTGATGTGGAAG TTTGTGGGAGGTCTGATCACACGAAAGATATGGAGTTGGAGTGTCGCATTTTTCAGCCCACGATGTCTCCTGTGAGACTAGTTACAGGAGACATCATTACAG GAGGTCATGCAGATATGCTCTGTAAAATTGAAAGGGCAGTGACAGAAGGCTGTCTTGCAGCACAAGCTGTGTGTGAGCAAAG AAAACTGTTGGAGGATAGAAGAGAGTTCCGAAGAGTACAAGAGGATGAACTCAGACAATCA GAGGCCGCagacaaaggaaaacaacgTGAGCGTGAG GCAGAGGAGGAAGAAGGAGACCTTGATGTCACCGAACCAGACAGTGAATGG GTTCGTCAAAAAAGAATCCAGGCGCTGACCCGCAATGAG CTGCCGGCGGGACCCGCAACAAATTTTGATGAA GGAGAGGCATATGGCATTCAAGATGACAGCGATGATAGTGGAACG GTGACTTTCAGAACAGAATAA